The genomic window TTTTTCGGGGTTGATATTCTGATTGGTGCTTTTAGCACTGGCATTTTGGGTTCTTTGTTAATTGCCTGGATTCGTTCTCAAACCCGAGTCAAAGTTGATGCGGCAATGGCGTTGACTTTTTCGACTTTCTTCGCGCTAGGCGTGACGCTAATTACCGTGCTAAAGAACAAGCTTGACCTGGATAGTTTTCTGTTTGGCGACATTTTGGGCGTGACACCACACGACATTCAGAGAACCTTTGTAATTGCTGCATTAATTCTGTTCGTAGTCAAACTATTTTACAAGGAATTACTGTTCTATACCTTTGACAAAACGGGTGCTCAGGCGATCGGCTTACCGATTAACATGCTTTACTTCGGCTTTATGGCAGCTATTACACTAACTATCATTGCTAGTATGCAAGCAGTAGGCGTAATTCTGGTAATTTCTCTATTAATTGGACCAGCGTTAACTGCTTATTTGTTGGTCAAAGAATTGCATCAGATGATGATTTTGGGCGCAATTCTGGGTGCGATCGCCAGTATCTCTGGGGTTTACCTCAGCTATTATCAAAACTTACCTTCGGGGCCAGCGATCGTGCTGGTGTCGTCTAGTTTATTTCTGCTGGCATTGCTCCTTAGCCCGTCTCAAGGGATTTTGACTCAACCTAACCCGACTGGAAGTACAGCTAGGGCTATGCGTCGCCTAGGTCTGTTCAAACGAAGCGAATAGCTCATTAATTCGACTTTTACCCAGCGATCGTTACACATTTACATGAGACACTTGCGTGATTCCTGATTTCAAGTCTTCTCACGTTGTCCAAAACCCTTTCCCCGCAACACCTTTGCCCAAATGAGTAGTTCTCCGTTCTGTCCGCCCACTGCAAGTTGATGTCCTTTAGGGTGCCAAGCCAAGCAAGAAAACCCATTGGGGGCACCGTTCAGCACTTGGGCTAAATGCTGGGCTTTCTGCCACAAACAAACCCGTCCATCTGCTGCTGCCGAGGCAAATAAAAGAGCATCAGGTTGGAATTGAATCGACTGCACTGTGCCTTCGTGTCCTGCTAAAACGCGACCTTCCCAACCCAATGACAGATCCTCCTGCTTTTCCCAAACTACAATGCCCTCAGCACTGGCAGAAGCAAGCAACGATGCACCCGCTTTTGTCATCACATTTGACCAGGCGAGTTGACGAATTTTACCGGGGAAGCCGCGCATCACCCAAGGATGAGGATTCTCCCACTCCAGTACCGTCATAGTTCGATCGAGATTGCCGGATGCAATATATTTTCCATCGGGCGACCAAGCGATCGCCACACTTGCTGAAGGAATAGTCAGGAAATACGGATCATCATCCCAATCTTCTGCTGTCCAGATTTTTACACCTTGATAACCACTAACGCTCAACCGCTGTCCATCTGGATGCCAAGCAAGATCCAAAGCGGAGGAGGTGTCAAAGTTTAGGGTGGTGGCAACGTCTCCTAACTTAGCATCCCAAACCTGCACATATTTTCCTAGGCTAAATGCCAGTAGATTTTGAGTGGGACTCCATGCCATGCGATCGACCCAAGCTGCTGTTTTTCCGACTGTAGCGACCAATTTAGGCGCGATCAATTCTGGCAAGTTTGACTGCACCTGCCAAATATGAACCTG from Timaviella obliquedivisa GSE-PSE-MK23-08B includes these protein-coding regions:
- a CDS encoding metal ABC transporter permease produces the protein MLNLLLEPLGYEFMRNAIAIGVLVGILCPVVGSYLIVQRMALLGDVIAHCVLPGLSISFFFGVDILIGAFSTGILGSLLIAWIRSQTRVKVDAAMALTFSTFFALGVTLITVLKNKLDLDSFLFGDILGVTPHDIQRTFVIAALILFVVKLFYKELLFYTFDKTGAQAIGLPINMLYFGFMAAITLTIIASMQAVGVILVISLLIGPALTAYLLVKELHQMMILGAILGAIASISGVYLSYYQNLPSGPAIVLVSSSLFLLALLLSPSQGILTQPNPTGSTARAMRRLGLFKRSE
- a CDS encoding WD40 repeat domain-containing protein produces the protein MSSLKTKGLKTKKQGEFDLHWQGTLSDYVMAIAWSPDGKTLATSSAAGEVVLYQETKTFQAMPFQGVPLQVMNGDSVDCLAFSHDGQFLAAGGQNGQVHIWQVQSNLPELIAPKLVATVGKTAAWVDRMAWSPTQNLLAFSLGKYVQVWDAKLGDVATTLNFDTSSALDLAWHPDGQRLSVSGYQGVKIWTAEDWDDDPYFLTIPSASVAIAWSPDGKYIASGNLDRTMTVLEWENPHPWVMRGFPGKIRQLAWSNVMTKAGASLLASASAEGIVVWEKQEDLSLGWEGRVLAGHEGTVQSIQFQPDALLFASAAADGRVCLWQKAQHLAQVLNGAPNGFSCLAWHPKGHQLAVGGQNGELLIWAKVLRGKGFGQREKT